In one Oryza glaberrima chromosome 2, OglaRS2, whole genome shotgun sequence genomic region, the following are encoded:
- the LOC127763922 gene encoding altered inheritance rate of mitochondria protein 25-like: MRWLLRLLSHAAAAGRATARTTGSHVGGSNGFASGRGGGDGTVVPREWLRKLWTEELRKQRDVARRWGWRAVATSDGGGADSFGDFAMAPSRSYQHDDRDLTPVEAKLKPLLSRANLLIARDIEWANIMLAFEQESRYIIMDPLFPQSPVGFIREKSNVIFRQLFRSRRPFVAEITDAMGNEIFTVRRPFWLINSSIYAEVNGKEVGVVHRRWHLWRRIYDLYLGNRQFAVVENPGFWNWTFTLTDEDDNVLAQIDRNWRGIGFELFTDAGQYAIRFGDAGLNRKFGLASDIDELHVVRQLTLPERAVALALAVSLDCDYFSRRGGWGLPFLIATE; encoded by the exons ATGAGGTGGCTGCTCCGGCTGCTCTCCCACGCCGCTGCGGCTGGGAGGGCCACAGCAAGGACCACCGGCAGCCATGTCGGAGGATCCAATGGGTTCGCGAGCGGCCGCGGGGGCGGCGATGGTACGGTGGTGCCTCGGGAGTGGCTACGGAAGCTGTGGACCGAGGAGTTGAGGAAGCAAAGGGATGTTGCGAGGCGGTGGGGGTGGCGCGCGGTCGCgaccagcgacggcggcggtgcggatTCGTTCGGCGATTTCGCCATGGCGCCGTCGAGGAGCTACCAGCACGACGATCGGGACCTCACGCCAGTAGAG GCCAAACTGAAGCCTCTCCTCTCAAGGGCCAACCTCCTGATCGCTAGGGACATAGAATGGGCAAATATCATGTTGGCTTTTGAGCAG GAGAGTAGATATATCATAATGGATCCGCTCTTTCCTCAATCA CCTGTTGGTTTCATTCGAGAGAAAAGCAATGTCATATTTAGGCAG CTATTTCGCTCAAGAAGGCCATTTGTTGCAGAAATTACTGATGCTATGGGCAATGAGATCTTTACG GTTCGACGGCCATTTTGGCTTATCAACAGTTCCATTTATGCAGAAGTGAATGGCAAG GAGGTAGGTGTAGTCCACAGACGTTGGCATCTCTGGCGTAGAATTTATGACCTGTACTTAGG GAATAGGCAATTTGCTGTGGTCGAGAATCCTGGATTTTGGAACTGGACCTTTACTCTCACAGATGAGGATGACAATGTACTAGCCCAGATTGATCGTAATTGGAGGGGAATCGGTTTTGAG CTCTTCACAGATGCTGGCCAGTATGCAATTCGATTTGGTGATGCAGGACTAAACCGTAAATTTGGTCTCGCTTCAGAT ATCGATGAACTGCATGTTGTTCGCCAGTTGACTTTACCTGAAAGGGCTGTTGCACTAGCTCTTGCGGTGTCTCTGGATTGTGATTATTTTTCTAGGAGAGGTGGCTG GGGACTTCCTTTCCTTATTGCCACAGAGTAG